One Agrococcus jenensis genomic region harbors:
- the ctaD gene encoding cytochrome c oxidase subunit I, giving the protein MTATATRPAVSPTAERKGNVLVKWITSTDHKTIGYMYLIASFVFFLIGGVMALLIRAQLFAPGLEIVPTEEQYNQLFTMHGTIMLLMFATPLFAGFANVLMPLQIGAPDVAFPRLNAMAFWMYSFGSFIAVAGFLTPQGAAAFGWTAYTPLSDSAFSPGVGGHLWVLGLALSGFGTIMGGVNFITTIITMRAPGMTMFRMSIFSWNILITSILVVIAFPILAAAFFGLAVDRIFGGHVYDPANGGVVLWQHLFWFFGHPEVYIIALPFFGIISEVIPVFSRKPIFGYNTLVGATISIAALSVTVWAHHMYVTGTVLLPWFALMTMLIAVPTGVKIFNWIGTMWRGSITWESPMLWALGFLVTFTFGGLTGVILASPPLDFHISDTYFVVAHFHYVVFGTVVFAMFSGFYFWWPKWTGKMLNDRLGHVHFWMLFIGFHMTFLVQHWLGVIGMPRRYYTYLEEDGFAWMNQVSTIGAMLLALSMVPFLWNVWITARTAPKVTVDDPWGTGRSLEWATSCPPPRHNFTSIPRIRSESPAFDLHHPNAGPQYGVGVGPLKDAPQRPVVDLADGEVR; this is encoded by the coding sequence ATGACCGCCACGGCGACCCGACCCGCGGTCAGCCCGACCGCTGAGCGCAAGGGCAACGTCCTGGTCAAGTGGATCACCTCCACCGACCACAAGACCATCGGGTACATGTACCTGATCGCGTCGTTCGTGTTCTTCCTGATCGGCGGCGTCATGGCGCTGCTGATCCGTGCCCAGCTGTTCGCGCCGGGCCTGGAGATCGTGCCGACGGAGGAGCAGTACAACCAGCTCTTCACGATGCACGGCACGATCATGCTGCTGATGTTCGCGACGCCGCTCTTCGCCGGCTTCGCCAACGTGCTCATGCCGCTGCAGATCGGTGCACCGGACGTCGCCTTCCCGCGCCTCAACGCGATGGCCTTCTGGATGTACTCGTTCGGCTCGTTCATCGCGGTGGCCGGCTTCCTCACCCCGCAGGGCGCGGCCGCGTTCGGCTGGACGGCCTACACGCCGCTGAGCGACAGCGCCTTCTCGCCGGGCGTCGGCGGGCACCTCTGGGTGCTCGGCCTCGCGCTCTCGGGCTTCGGCACGATCATGGGTGGCGTCAACTTCATCACCACGATCATCACGATGCGCGCCCCGGGCATGACGATGTTCCGGATGTCGATCTTCAGCTGGAACATCCTCATCACGTCGATCCTCGTCGTGATCGCGTTCCCGATCCTGGCGGCGGCGTTCTTCGGCCTCGCGGTCGACCGCATCTTCGGCGGCCACGTCTACGACCCGGCCAACGGCGGTGTCGTGCTCTGGCAGCACCTGTTCTGGTTCTTCGGGCACCCCGAGGTCTACATCATCGCGCTGCCGTTCTTCGGCATCATCTCCGAGGTCATCCCGGTCTTCTCGCGCAAGCCGATCTTCGGCTACAACACGCTCGTCGGAGCGACGATCTCGATCGCTGCCCTCTCGGTGACGGTGTGGGCGCACCACATGTACGTCACCGGCACGGTGCTGCTGCCGTGGTTCGCGCTCATGACGATGCTCATCGCGGTGCCGACCGGCGTGAAGATCTTCAACTGGATCGGCACGATGTGGCGGGGCTCGATCACGTGGGAGTCGCCCATGCTGTGGGCGCTCGGCTTCCTCGTGACGTTCACCTTCGGTGGCCTCACCGGCGTCATCCTCGCCTCGCCGCCGCTCGACTTCCACATCTCCGACACGTACTTCGTCGTCGCGCACTTCCACTACGTGGTGTTCGGCACGGTCGTGTTCGCGATGTTCTCGGGCTTCTACTTCTGGTGGCCGAAGTGGACCGGCAAGATGCTCAACGACCGCCTCGGTCACGTGCACTTCTGGATGCTCTTCATCGGCTTCCACATGACGTTCCTCGTGCAGCACTGGCTCGGCGTCATCGGCATGCCCCGCCGGTACTACACGTACCTCGAGGAGGACGGCTTCGCCTGGATGAACCAGGTGTCGACGATCGGCGCGATGCTGCTGGCGCTGTCGATGGTGCCGTTCCTCTGGAACGTCTGGATCACCGCGCGCACCGCGCCGAAGGTGACCGTCGACGACCCGTGGGGCACCGGCCGCTCGCTCGAGTGGGCGACCAGCTGCCCGCCGCCGCGCCACAACTTCACCTCGATCCCGCGCATCCGCTCGGAGTCGCCGGCCTTCGACCTGCACCACCCGAACGCGGGTCCGCAGTACGGCGTCGGCGTGGGGCCGCTCAAGGACGCCCCGCAGCGACCCGTGGTCGACCTGGCAGACGGAGAGGTGCGCTGA
- a CDS encoding cytochrome c oxidase subunit 4, which yields MRANIIILGVLAAFFFLSAAVYTLWHMAAYDGEVEWTGTLGLALTGIMSTFIGFYLVLTRRSQHAEHPSDMLEAEIDDADPDEGHFSPWSWWPILLAGSLALLFVSLAGPTFLIPIGAGLLLIMLVGWVYEYYRGNFSR from the coding sequence ATGCGCGCGAACATCATCATCCTCGGCGTGCTCGCCGCGTTCTTCTTCCTCTCCGCCGCGGTCTACACGCTGTGGCACATGGCCGCGTACGACGGCGAGGTGGAGTGGACCGGCACGCTGGGCCTCGCGCTCACGGGCATCATGTCGACGTTCATCGGCTTCTACCTGGTGCTGACGCGCCGCTCGCAGCACGCGGAGCACCCCTCCGACATGCTGGAGGCCGAGATCGACGACGCAGACCCGGACGAGGGGCACTTCTCCCCATGGAGCTGGTGGCCGATCCTGCTCGCGGGCTCGCTCGCGCTGCTGTTCGTCTCGCTGGCCGGACCGACCTTCCTCATCCCGATCGGCGCAGGCCTGCTCCTGATCATGCTGGTCGGCTGGGTGTACGAGTACTACCGCGGCAACTTCAGCCGCTGA
- a CDS encoding mechanosensitive ion channel family protein, which produces MRFETSTPPDGVDWAAVAAWWDAWGAPIGILIVIVGAFIAFRVVRTIIGRVVGGVVSGVKRRADAADTEALSNSPLAQVRVVQRTRAIGSVLNTMLAWVIAALALILILSILGVNAASLVAMASFLGAAAGIGAQGVIKDFLNGLFMVFEDQVGIGDLVDLGAASGVVESVGIRVTQVRDVEGTLWYVRNGEILRVGNRSQGWARVIIDQAVPYDADVDLVERQLLDVATAMSEEPEWLGRVIDKPETWGIESVSPDAVVLRLVVRTRANARDDVARELRRRVKDGLDELGLDLPSVQKVVGDGLEAKP; this is translated from the coding sequence ATGAGGTTCGAGACGAGCACGCCGCCCGACGGCGTGGACTGGGCCGCGGTCGCGGCCTGGTGGGACGCGTGGGGCGCGCCGATCGGCATCCTCATCGTCATCGTGGGCGCGTTCATCGCGTTCCGGGTGGTCAGGACGATCATCGGCCGCGTGGTCGGCGGCGTCGTGAGCGGGGTCAAGCGCCGCGCCGACGCCGCCGACACCGAGGCGCTCTCGAACTCCCCGCTCGCGCAGGTGCGCGTCGTGCAGCGCACCCGCGCGATCGGCAGCGTGCTCAACACGATGCTCGCGTGGGTCATCGCGGCGCTCGCGCTCATCCTCATCCTCAGCATCCTGGGCGTGAACGCTGCGTCGCTCGTGGCGATGGCGAGCTTCCTGGGCGCCGCGGCAGGCATCGGCGCGCAGGGCGTCATCAAGGACTTCCTCAACGGGCTGTTCATGGTCTTCGAGGACCAGGTGGGCATCGGCGACCTCGTCGACCTCGGGGCCGCATCCGGCGTCGTGGAATCGGTCGGCATCCGCGTGACGCAGGTGCGCGACGTCGAGGGCACGCTCTGGTACGTGCGCAACGGCGAGATCCTGCGGGTCGGCAACCGGTCGCAGGGCTGGGCGCGCGTCATCATCGACCAGGCGGTGCCCTACGACGCCGACGTCGACCTCGTCGAGCGGCAGCTGCTCGACGTCGCGACGGCCATGAGCGAGGAGCCCGAGTGGCTCGGCCGCGTCATCGACAAGCCGGAGACCTGGGGCATCGAGTCGGTGTCGCCCGATGCGGTCGTGCTGCGGCTCGTCGTCCGCACGCGCGCCAACGCGCGCGACGACGTGGCCCGCGAGCTGCGCCGACGCGTCAAGGACGGCCTGGACGAGCTCGGCCTCGACCTGCCGTCGGTGCAGAAGGTCGTCGGCGACGGCCTGGAGGCGAAGCCGTGA
- the coxB gene encoding cytochrome c oxidase subunit II — protein sequence MQGWMPSQPGLTNHVDRIMGLWTTSWIVLLAVGLITWGLMIWAAVAYRRRSGQTGLPVQLRYHMPIEIFFTIVPVILVAGFFAFTARDQAIIEEPIEDPDYSITVYGKRWAWDFVYDREGQEPVHYQSIQVQEEPDSSQLDASTLPTLVLPTNSSIEITLESRDVAHSFWIVEFLYKKDMLPGVTNHMYFETGDQEGILAGKCAELCGEFHSAMLFNVELVSPEEYDAYLESLEQQGFVGPIDETLNTHTGDGNIDPERDESVDTTNEGEGE from the coding sequence ATGCAGGGATGGATGCCGTCGCAGCCGGGCCTGACGAACCACGTCGACCGCATCATGGGCCTCTGGACGACCTCGTGGATCGTGCTGCTGGCCGTCGGCCTCATCACCTGGGGCCTGATGATCTGGGCCGCCGTCGCCTACCGCCGTCGCAGTGGCCAGACCGGCCTGCCGGTGCAGCTGCGCTACCACATGCCGATCGAGATCTTCTTCACGATCGTCCCCGTCATCCTCGTCGCCGGCTTCTTCGCGTTCACGGCGCGTGACCAGGCGATCATCGAGGAGCCCATCGAGGACCCCGACTACTCGATCACCGTCTACGGCAAGCGCTGGGCGTGGGACTTCGTGTACGACCGCGAGGGCCAGGAGCCGGTGCACTACCAGAGCATCCAGGTGCAGGAGGAGCCCGACTCGAGCCAGCTCGACGCGAGCACCCTGCCGACGCTCGTGCTGCCGACGAACTCGTCCATCGAGATCACCCTCGAGTCGCGCGACGTCGCGCACTCCTTCTGGATCGTGGAGTTCCTCTACAAGAAGGACATGCTCCCGGGCGTCACGAACCACATGTACTTCGAGACGGGCGACCAGGAGGGCATCCTCGCCGGCAAGTGCGCGGAGCTCTGCGGCGAGTTCCACTCGGCCATGCTCTTCAACGTCGAGCTCGTCAGCCCCGAGGAGTACGACGCCTACCTCGAGAGCCTCGAGCAGCAGGGCTTCGTCGGCCCGATCGACGAGACCCTGAACACCCACACGGGCGATGGCAACATCGACCCGGAGCGCGACGAGAGCGTCGACACGACCAATGAAGGCGAGGGCGAGTGA
- a CDS encoding FAD-binding dehydrogenase has product MDVIVIGAGLAGLVTACEALERGRTVRIVEQEGPQSIGGQAYWSFGGLLLVDSPEQRRLGIADSPGLARADWLATAGFDRDEDAWGRQWADAYLEFAHRELRPWLRELGVRLFPVVGHAERGARTPGGHGNTVPRFHIVWGTGPGLVTPFTRLLRDAVADGRASLSFRHRATRLLVEDGRVVGVAGDRLAQDLTVRGEPSSRDVTGAFELRAESVVVATGGIGGELERVRELWPARLGAAPREAVRGVPLHVDGSGLAIANDAGARLVNGDRMWHYTEGIANWDPVWPQHGIRILPGPSSLWIDHRGHRLPSPNYPGFDTLTTLEHLRSVGAEHSWFVLTQSIVEKEFTLSGSEQNPDLTGRSIRRLAQRVLPGAPAPVQAFLDHGEDFVVAHSLTELLDGMQRLEDIDRAAVVAAIEERDAAVADPASTDPQAVEIRRAREYIGDRLVRTAAPHRILDERHWPLIAVRLRTLTRKTLGGIQTDLDARALGADGAPIPGLFAVGEAAGFGGGGVHGYRALEGTFLGGCLHTGRRAGRAV; this is encoded by the coding sequence ATGGACGTCATCGTCATCGGCGCGGGCCTCGCCGGCCTCGTCACGGCGTGCGAGGCGCTCGAGCGCGGTCGCACGGTGCGCATCGTCGAGCAGGAGGGACCGCAGTCGATCGGCGGCCAGGCGTACTGGTCGTTCGGCGGCCTGCTGCTCGTCGACTCCCCCGAGCAGCGCCGCCTCGGCATCGCCGACTCGCCGGGGCTCGCCAGGGCCGACTGGCTCGCGACCGCCGGCTTCGACCGCGACGAGGATGCCTGGGGCCGGCAGTGGGCGGACGCCTACCTCGAGTTCGCGCACCGCGAGCTGCGTCCGTGGCTGCGCGAGCTCGGCGTGCGGCTCTTCCCGGTGGTCGGCCACGCGGAGCGCGGCGCCCGCACGCCGGGCGGGCACGGCAACACCGTGCCCCGCTTCCACATCGTCTGGGGCACCGGGCCCGGCCTCGTCACCCCCTTCACGCGACTGCTGCGGGACGCGGTCGCCGACGGCCGCGCCTCCCTGTCGTTCCGGCACCGCGCGACGCGCCTGCTCGTCGAGGACGGCCGGGTCGTGGGCGTCGCCGGCGACCGGCTGGCCCAAGATCTGACCGTGCGGGGCGAGCCGTCGAGCCGCGACGTCACGGGCGCGTTCGAGCTGCGCGCCGAGTCGGTCGTCGTCGCGACCGGCGGCATCGGCGGCGAGCTGGAGCGCGTGCGCGAGCTCTGGCCCGCGCGCCTCGGCGCCGCGCCGCGCGAGGCCGTGCGCGGCGTACCGCTGCACGTCGACGGCTCCGGCCTGGCGATCGCGAACGACGCGGGCGCACGGCTCGTGAACGGCGACCGCATGTGGCACTACACCGAGGGCATCGCGAACTGGGATCCGGTCTGGCCGCAGCACGGCATCCGGATCCTGCCGGGTCCGTCCAGCCTGTGGATCGATCATCGCGGGCATCGGCTGCCGTCGCCCAACTACCCCGGCTTCGACACCCTCACGACGCTCGAGCACCTGCGGTCGGTGGGCGCGGAGCACTCGTGGTTCGTGCTCACGCAGTCGATCGTCGAGAAGGAGTTCACGCTCTCCGGCTCGGAGCAGAACCCCGACCTCACCGGTCGCAGCATCCGCCGCCTCGCGCAGCGCGTGCTGCCCGGCGCGCCCGCGCCGGTGCAGGCGTTCCTCGACCACGGCGAGGACTTCGTCGTCGCGCACAGCCTCACCGAGCTGCTCGACGGCATGCAGCGGCTCGAGGACATCGACCGTGCCGCCGTGGTCGCCGCGATCGAGGAGCGCGACGCCGCGGTCGCCGACCCGGCGTCCACCGACCCGCAGGCCGTCGAGATCCGCAGGGCGCGCGAGTACATCGGTGACCGGCTCGTGCGCACGGCGGCACCCCACCGCATCCTCGACGAGCGCCACTGGCCCCTCATCGCGGTGCGTCTGCGCACGCTGACGCGCAAGACGCTCGGCGGCATCCAGACCGATCTCGACGCGCGGGCGCTCGGCGCCGACGGCGCACCCATCCCGGGGCTCTTCGCCGTCGGTGAGGCTGCGGGCTTCGGCGGTGGCGGCGTGCACGGCTACCGAGCGCTCGAGGGCACCTTCCTCGGCGGCTGCCTGCACACCGGGCGCCGCGCGGGCCGCGCCGTCTGA
- a CDS encoding globin, translated as MQSLHEAVGGEPFFRALVHEFYERVWADDVLRPMYPQDDRAGAEERFRMFLEQYWGGPQTYSEQRGHPRLRMRHAPFSVDPDARERWLAAMRGALDALDPAPLHRAELDEYFERAATAMLNRNPLIR; from the coding sequence ATGCAGTCGCTCCACGAGGCCGTCGGCGGCGAGCCCTTCTTCCGCGCGCTCGTGCACGAGTTCTACGAGCGCGTCTGGGCCGACGACGTGCTGCGGCCGATGTATCCGCAGGACGACCGCGCGGGCGCCGAGGAGCGCTTCCGGATGTTCCTCGAGCAGTACTGGGGCGGTCCGCAGACGTACAGCGAGCAGCGCGGACACCCGCGGCTCCGGATGCGCCACGCGCCGTTCTCCGTCGACCCGGACGCGCGCGAGCGCTGGCTCGCCGCCATGCGTGGCGCCCTCGACGCGCTCGACCCCGCGCCGCTGCACCGCGCGGAGCTCGACGAGTACTTCGAGCGAGCCGCGACGGCCATGCTCAACCGCAATCCGCTCATCCGCTGA
- a CDS encoding HesB/IscA family protein, with amino-acid sequence MTDQQVSEVATHGVTLTDVAADKVRRLLDQEGRDDLRLRVAVQPGGCSGLIYQLYFDERTLDGDVVRDFDGVGVVVDRMSVPYLDGSTIDFEDSIQKQGFTMDNPNAQGSCACGDSFH; translated from the coding sequence ATGACGGATCAGCAGGTGTCCGAGGTGGCGACGCACGGGGTGACCCTGACCGACGTGGCCGCCGACAAGGTGCGTCGACTGCTCGACCAGGAGGGCCGCGACGATCTGCGGCTGCGGGTCGCCGTGCAGCCCGGTGGCTGCTCCGGCCTGATCTACCAGCTGTACTTCGACGAGCGCACCCTCGACGGCGACGTCGTGCGCGACTTCGACGGCGTCGGCGTGGTCGTCGACCGCATGAGCGTGCCCTACCTCGACGGCTCGACGATCGACTTCGAGGACTCCATCCAGAAGCAGGGCTTCACGATGGACAACCCCAACGCGCAGGGCTCGTGCGCCTGCGGGGACTCGTTCCACTAG
- a CDS encoding M20/M25/M40 family metallo-hydrolase gives MTLPTDLSERAGLSDRDRAVLAAVDAGFDRAVDDLKALVRIPSVAWDAYDPAHVQASAEAVAALAEGTGVFERVSIERAPIGDTDVLGQPAVLATRAAKAGRPSVLLYAHHDVQPWGDESLWRTPPFEPTEVDERLYGRGASDDKAGVIAHIAAVRALAEVLDPEVGIALFIEGEEEHGSRSFKRFLEQHADVLSADLIVVADSDNWSTEVPSLTIALRGNVALNVRLTTLGHASHSGMLGGVVPDAMMAFAKLAASFWSEDGSVAIEGLTEADLDVPEQSEAHIREEGAVLDGVDLIGTGPLLRRLWAKPAATITGVDAPSVPDASNTILPTVRFRLSTRIAPGQSAADAFAAIERHIRAHTPFGAHIELDSIDLGDPFLVDASGWGATEAKQAMADAWGADPVETGIGGSIPFIADLVQQFPGAQILVTGVEDPATMAHSPNESQHLGVLRRAIGAEALLLARAGDRTAGSSAE, from the coding sequence CGACCGCGCCGTCGACGACCTCAAGGCCCTCGTGCGCATCCCGAGCGTCGCGTGGGACGCCTACGACCCCGCCCACGTGCAGGCGAGCGCCGAGGCCGTCGCCGCCCTCGCCGAGGGCACCGGCGTCTTCGAGCGCGTGTCGATCGAGCGCGCGCCGATCGGCGACACCGACGTTCTCGGCCAGCCCGCCGTGCTCGCGACCCGCGCGGCCAAAGCCGGCCGACCCTCCGTGCTGCTCTACGCGCACCACGACGTGCAGCCGTGGGGCGACGAGTCGCTGTGGCGCACCCCGCCGTTCGAGCCCACCGAGGTCGACGAGCGCCTCTACGGCCGCGGCGCCTCCGACGACAAGGCGGGCGTCATCGCGCACATCGCCGCCGTCCGCGCGCTCGCCGAGGTGCTCGACCCCGAGGTCGGCATCGCGCTCTTCATCGAGGGGGAGGAGGAGCACGGCTCCCGCTCCTTCAAGCGCTTCCTCGAGCAGCACGCCGACGTGCTGAGCGCCGACCTCATCGTGGTCGCCGACAGCGACAACTGGTCGACCGAGGTGCCGTCGCTCACGATCGCGCTGCGCGGCAACGTCGCGCTCAACGTGCGGCTCACGACGCTCGGCCACGCCAGCCACTCCGGCATGCTCGGCGGCGTCGTCCCCGACGCGATGATGGCCTTCGCCAAGCTCGCCGCGAGCTTCTGGAGCGAGGACGGCTCGGTCGCGATCGAGGGCCTCACCGAGGCTGACCTCGACGTGCCCGAGCAGTCGGAGGCGCACATTCGGGAGGAGGGCGCCGTGCTCGACGGCGTCGACCTCATCGGCACCGGCCCGCTGCTGCGCCGCCTCTGGGCGAAGCCGGCCGCGACGATCACCGGCGTCGACGCGCCGAGCGTGCCGGATGCGTCCAACACGATCCTGCCGACGGTCCGGTTCCGGCTCTCGACCCGCATCGCGCCCGGCCAGTCGGCCGCCGACGCGTTCGCGGCGATCGAGCGGCACATCCGCGCGCACACGCCGTTCGGCGCGCACATCGAGCTCGACAGCATCGACCTCGGCGACCCCTTCCTGGTCGACGCGAGCGGCTGGGGCGCGACCGAGGCGAAGCAGGCGATGGCGGATGCGTGGGGCGCCGACCCGGTCGAGACCGGCATCGGCGGCTCGATCCCGTTCATCGCCGACCTCGTGCAGCAGTTCCCGGGCGCGCAGATCCTCGTGACGGGCGTCGAGGACCCCGCCACGATGGCCCACAGCCCGAACGAGTCGCAGCACCTCGGCGTGCTGCGCCGGGCGATCGGCGCCGAGGCGCTGCTGCTCGCGCGAGCAGGGGATCGCACGGCCGGGAGCAGCGCGGAATAG
- a CDS encoding mannosyltransferase family protein encodes MSTLALPVSRRSAISWVMRSGIRYCLAIWLLQRIGIQLVGLVVVLVAGAPVGAPDGFFGIFYRWDSGYFACIASYGYVGQLCDGGAGSERIAFFPLYPMLSWAVAWVVSLGAVGLDGIVFGMWLVAAIASILATVGVYRIAQHQFDAGTARRAAALFAFSPYAVFLVASYSEALYLAGAVWAWHACLRGRYWIAGALGIVATASRASGMFLVIALLVLYVVGLRRRGERFRIVDLIAVGSSGLGVLAYWVWLYVATGDLLAWFHAQSEGWNRRTRWPWETLFNQGIHVLREPKLDWQIQAVLEAVAAVGIAICVVVLARRKDWGSATLVGTTAASLMTSNSYLSLARNTLTMFPIFVLLADLTRGRRRRWFWVALWIGCALLLFNTVQLALGNWAD; translated from the coding sequence TTGTCGACGCTCGCACTCCCCGTCTCGCGCCGCTCCGCGATCAGCTGGGTCATGCGGTCCGGCATCCGCTACTGCCTCGCCATCTGGCTGCTGCAGCGCATCGGCATCCAGCTCGTCGGGCTCGTCGTCGTGCTCGTCGCGGGCGCCCCGGTGGGCGCCCCCGACGGCTTCTTCGGGATCTTCTACCGCTGGGACAGCGGCTACTTCGCGTGCATCGCCTCCTACGGCTACGTCGGGCAGCTGTGCGACGGCGGCGCGGGCAGCGAGCGCATCGCCTTCTTCCCGCTCTACCCCATGCTGTCGTGGGCCGTCGCGTGGGTGGTGTCGCTCGGCGCCGTCGGCCTGGACGGCATCGTCTTCGGCATGTGGCTCGTCGCCGCGATCGCCTCCATCCTCGCGACCGTCGGCGTCTACCGCATCGCGCAGCACCAGTTCGACGCCGGCACCGCGCGCCGGGCCGCCGCGCTCTTCGCCTTCAGCCCCTACGCCGTCTTCCTGGTCGCCTCCTACTCGGAGGCGCTCTACCTCGCCGGCGCGGTCTGGGCCTGGCATGCGTGCCTCCGCGGCCGGTACTGGATCGCCGGCGCGCTCGGGATCGTCGCGACCGCGAGCCGCGCGAGCGGCATGTTCCTCGTCATCGCGCTGCTCGTGCTCTACGTCGTCGGCCTGCGGCGCCGCGGCGAGCGGTTCCGCATCGTCGACCTCATCGCCGTCGGCAGCTCCGGGCTGGGCGTGCTCGCCTACTGGGTGTGGCTGTACGTCGCGACCGGGGACCTGCTCGCGTGGTTCCACGCGCAGAGCGAGGGGTGGAACCGGCGCACCCGCTGGCCATGGGAGACGCTCTTCAACCAGGGCATCCACGTGCTGCGCGAGCCGAAGCTCGACTGGCAGATCCAGGCCGTCCTCGAGGCGGTCGCGGCCGTCGGCATCGCGATCTGCGTGGTCGTGCTCGCCCGCCGCAAGGACTGGGGGTCGGCGACGCTCGTCGGCACGACCGCCGCATCGCTCATGACGAGCAACAGCTACCTGTCGCTGGCCCGCAACACGCTCACGATGTTCCCGATCTTCGTCCTGCTGGCCGACCTCACCCGTGGCAGGCGCAGGCGATGGTTCTGGGTCGCGCTCTGGATCGGCTGCGCGCTGCTGCTCTTCAACACCGTGCAGCTCGCCCTCGGCAACTGGGCCGACTGA